From the genome of Candidatus Cloacimonadota bacterium, one region includes:
- a CDS encoding diaminopimelate decarboxylase — VAVPPLEEFVEAISNTLLSELSPDEYPTVYMETGRALIDEAGYLITTVDAVKRLPGGLKSYIIDAGVNFLYTSTWYNYKVETDRPITGSYENCVVYGPLCMNIDVVLENAYLPPLTRGARLILSPMAAYNVTQWMQFIRYRPAVLMIMEDGTMEIIRRAEKLEDVITPENVPEKLKKFEL; from the coding sequence AGTTGCCGTTCCTCCGCTCGAAGAATTCGTAGAAGCGATCAGCAACACGCTTTTATCCGAACTTTCTCCCGACGAATATCCGACAGTTTATATGGAAACCGGTCGTGCTTTGATCGATGAAGCAGGCTATTTGATAACAACCGTCGATGCTGTGAAAAGACTTCCGGGCGGACTGAAAAGCTACATCATCGATGCCGGAGTGAATTTTCTTTATACTTCCACTTGGTATAATTACAAAGTTGAAACCGACAGACCGATCACCGGTTCTTATGAGAATTGCGTTGTTTACGGACCGCTTTGTATGAATATCGATGTGGTTCTGGAAAATGCTTATCTGCCGCCATTAACGCGCGGCGCAAGATTGATCCTCTCTCCGATGGCTGCTTATAATGTAACGCAATGGATGCAGTTCATCCGCTATCGTCCTGCTGTTTTGATGATAATGGAAGACGGAACAATGGAAATAATCCGCAGAGCAGAGAAACTGGAAGATGTGATCACTCCGGAAAATGTGCCGGAGAAACTGAAGAAATTTGAGCTGTGA